From one Lotus japonicus ecotype B-129 chromosome 3, LjGifu_v1.2 genomic stretch:
- the LOC130742941 gene encoding putative F-box/FBD/LRR-repeat protein At4g03220 has protein sequence METRSAKRKKMAQIMENEAKAAATDRISDLPDAVLHHILSLLPIKTAAQTSILSKRWKFLWTTFPDLDFRTIDPHAFSSRNLQSSDFETSGHPLASTMDFITQVLSTRDKDSDIRALCFRARLSFSRLNSLIRSAVRHNVKELDIEVTPEVRTDEYFNFPRCLIASKTLRVLKLRSGFRLPPSSIMKETFQSLHTLSLTLGPVDHQAPLSDLFTESAFPFLRNLHLQLCFGLRVLRVGCLALRDLSLEKCINLHGLDVVTPKLERLRVSECFHGYHNKSWVRINAPKLESLFWQYNAVADVTVFERSNVLHEASVDFVLVMSKNDKVSMDKLQSAINFMAGLSCARSLTLDSKTIEMLSNSNFYIEPLYNLKSLELHTCFNKTNIQGLACLFRSSPTLHTLIVKIIDHNKFDRKQWNKDLDMTSNEEEQYWESEIPTLKPFLQHLKVVEIHGFLDCENEVTLAKFLLKNGKALEEMVYFTGHCNTSSTLRRQKVRQHMLMGVSWASSNAKVTFR, from the exons ATGGAAACAAGATCAGCAAAACGCAAGAAAATGGCTCAAATCATGGAGAACGAAGCGAAAGCCGCCGCCACGGATCGGATCAGCGACCTCCCAGACGCCGTCCTCCACCACATTCTCTCCCTCCTCCCGATCAAAACCGCCGCCCAGACGAGCATTCTCTCCAAGAGATGGAAGTTTCTATGGACCACATTCCCCGATCTCGACTTCAGAACCATCGATCCACATGCATTCTCCTCTCGAAATCTGCAATCATCAGATTTCGAAACGTCAGGTCACCCATTAGCTTCAACCATGGATTTCATCACACAAGTACTCTCGACGCGCGACAAGGACTCGGACATTAGGGCTCTTTGCTTCCGCGCCCGGTTAAGCTTTTCGCGGTTGAATAGCTTAATCCGGAGCGCGGTAAGGCACAATGTGAAAGAGCTTGACATCGAAGTCACACCAGAAGTGCGAACAGATGAGtatttcaattttccaagaTGCTTAATTGCGAGTAAAACTTTGAGGGTTTTGAAATTGAGATCAGGTTTTCGGTTACCTCCTTCATCAATCATGAAAGAAACGTTTCAATCTCTTCACACATTGTCATTGACATTAGGCCCGGTGGATCATCAGGCTCCTTTATCTGATTTGTTTACTGAATCCGCTTTTCCTTTTCTGAGGAACTTGCACCTGCAATTGTGTTTTGGATTGCGAGTTCTTCGCGTTGGTTGTCTCGCTCTTCGTGATTTGAGCTTGGAGAAATGTATTAACCTTCACGGTTTGGATGTTGTCACGCCAAAACTCGAGAGGTTGAGAGTGTCAGAGTGTTTTCACGGGTACCATAATAAGAGTTGGGTGAGGATCAATGCACCGAAGCTTGAGTCGTTGTTTTGGCAGTATAATGCAGTTGCTGATGTTACTGTTTTTGAGCGTTCGAATGTGTTGCATGAGGCTTCCGTTGATTTCGTTTTGGTGATGAGTAAGAATGATAAAGTTAGCATGGATAAGCTTCAAAGTGCCATAAATTTCATGGCTGGATTGTCTTGTGCCCGTTCGTTGACACTTGATAGCAAAACTATAGAG ATGCTATCAAATAGCAACTTCTATATTGAGCCATTATATAATCTTAAATCATTAGAGCTGCATACTTGTTTcaacaaaactaatattcagggattggcatgCTTATTCAGGAGCTCTCCCACCCTCCACACACTCATTGTCAAGATCATTGACCATAATAAGTTTGATAGAAAA CAGTGGAATAAGGACTTGGACATGACTAGCAATGAAGAAGAGCAGTATTGGGAGTCTGAGATCCCAACTCTGAAGCCTTTTCTGCAACACTTGAAGGTGGTTGAAATTCATGGGTTTCTTGATTGTGAGAATGAAGTTACACTAGCAAAGTTTCTCCTCAAGAATGGGAAGGCCTTAGAAGAGATGGTATATTTCACAGGACATTGTAATACAAGTAG